GCAACGGTGTTTGGTAGCCTTCGACGATTTCTTTGAAGTACGGATCTAATAAAAGGTTTGCTAGCTCTGAATCACGATCGTAGGCGTCTTTTATTTTTTGTAGGAATTGTGCACGAATGATACAACCACCACGGAAAATCATAGCAATATCACCATAACGAAGATCCCAACCGTACTCAACAGATGCCGCACGCATTTGAGCAAAACCTTGTGCATAAGAACATATTTTACTCATATATAAAGCTTTGCGAACTGCCTCAATTAACTCTTGTTTATTGCCTTCGAATGTTGTTTCTTTAGGCCCGTTTAGAATTTTACTTGCCTTAACACGCTCATCTTTCATTGCTGAGATAAAGCGAGCAAATACAGATTCTGTGATAATCGGTAATGGCACACCTACATCTAAAGCATTTTGACTTGTCCACTTACCTGTGCCTTTTTGTCCTGCAGTATCGAGAATGACATCAACAAGTGGTTTACCTGTTTCGTCATCTTTCTTTGTAAAGATATCTGCTGTAATTTCTATTAAATAGCTGTCTAATTCACCCTTATTCCACTCAGAGAATACTTGATGAAGTTCCTCAGCATCTAAACCAAGAATATTTTTCATAATGAAATAGGCTTCACAGATCAACTGCATGTCACCATATTCAATTCCATTATGAACCATCTTCACATAATGTCCTGCACCGTTCGGTCCAATATATGTACAACATGGATCTCCATTTACCTTAGCTGAAATAGCTTCTAAAATTGGTTGGACAAGGTCATAAGCCTCTTTTTTTCCACCAGGCATGATAGAAGGACCTTTAAGTGCGCCTTCTTCTCCACCCGAAACTCCTGTACCAATAAAGTTAATTCCTAAGTCTACTAACTCCTTGTTACGTCTAATCGTATCTTGGAAGAATGTATTTCCGCCATCAATGAGAATATCATCTTTTTCAAGATATGGTTTTAGTGATTCGATGGTTGCGTCTGTTGCAGCACCCGCTTTAACCATTAATAGTATTTTTCGTGGCTTTTCTAATGAGTTTACAAACTCCTCAATCGAATGTGTGCCTTCAAAATTTTTCCCAGCAGCTTCGTTCTTCAAGAAATCTTCTGTTTTATCATATGACCGATTAAATACAGAGACCGAATAACCACGACTTTCTATATTTAGTGCAAGATTTTTTCCCATTACAGCTAGACCAATAACACCAATTTGTTGTTTAGACATATCTATTTCCTTTCTCTACTTCATTTTGTTACCGCATAAAATTAAGATTATCTTTTCTTTTGTTCATTTGCAACTTTTAAAAACTTGTAACCCCTTACATCCACATTAGGCTTTTCTTAGTTTCTCCAATCGAATAAAATCCTATATATAAAACGAGAAGTTTTCCATTTATGCTATTTGAGTGCTGATTATTTATCATCCATATAATTACCTATTTTCGCACAGTAAACAAAGAACAACTTTATTATAAGCTGAAAAAAAGTGCCATGGTCTTAGACGAAGTAGTTCAGATAACGTGGAGAAAAACTCAAATATCCATCGTAATCACAGCCGAATTAGCATATTATTTAACATTGAAATACGCTTGGATTATTTCGATGACACAAAAAAAGGGCCTCATGTAACGTTCTCTGAAACTTGTCTGTTGATTTCCGCTCCAGGCACTCGCTTTCCGCGGGGAGGCCCGGGAGCCTCCTCGTCGCTTCGCTCCTGCGGGGTCTCCCGTGACCTCTATATCCCGCAGGAGTCGAGTGCCCTCCGCTCCAATCAACTCAGGTGGATAAAGTAAAAATATCTGAAAAAAACAACAAACTTTACGAAAACGGTCTTTTTAAAAGGCTCTGTTATTGTTCATTGTTGATTTTCTGCGGGTATACTAGCTTAATCGGAGGAATTCCGTTTATTTTGAAAAAGTAGTGGTTAAGAGGAGAAATGAACTGCCCCCTGTCAAGTAGACAGTGGAAATAATAAAAAAGATTTAAGCGGCTATAGCTCTATATTCCATAGGGCTA
The Neobacillus sp. PS3-40 genome window above contains:
- the gndA gene encoding NADP-dependent phosphogluconate dehydrogenase: MSKQQIGVIGLAVMGKNLALNIESRGYSVSVFNRSYDKTEDFLKNEAAGKNFEGTHSIEEFVNSLEKPRKILLMVKAGAATDATIESLKPYLEKDDILIDGGNTFFQDTIRRNKELVDLGINFIGTGVSGGEEGALKGPSIMPGGKKEAYDLVQPILEAISAKVNGDPCCTYIGPNGAGHYVKMVHNGIEYGDMQLICEAYFIMKNILGLDAEELHQVFSEWNKGELDSYLIEITADIFTKKDDETGKPLVDVILDTAGQKGTGKWTSQNALDVGVPLPIITESVFARFISAMKDERVKASKILNGPKETTFEGNKQELIEAVRKALYMSKICSYAQGFAQMRAASVEYGWDLRYGDIAMIFRGGCIIRAQFLQKIKDAYDRDSELANLLLDPYFKEIVEGYQTPLRQVIAVAIERGIPVPAFASAIAYYDSYRTETLPANLLQAQRDYFGAHTYQRVDKEGIFHSNWME